Proteins encoded within one genomic window of Oncorhynchus keta strain PuntledgeMale-10-30-2019 chromosome 12, Oket_V2, whole genome shotgun sequence:
- the LOC118390956 gene encoding remodeling and spacing factor 1-like isoform X1: MAASAPSAGFSDLCPSYAVICSFLERYGALLDLPELTFLQLERYLQDTSSVPKLLVDLHVKLLRKIGKSVSADRWEKYIVKVCHEFNSTWAWELENKGYKDMSVECKTGILKHLCECQFDDNVKFKTAINEEDPDKMRLHPIGKDKDGLMYWFQLDQDNNVRVYVEEQDDLDGSSWKCIVRDRNSLAEILAQLKTQIDPALLTKKEGEEEDENKKTGGEGEIKKTEDTSGDEEDKLSKDTASLVSPKTENTEEKSPKEESKLDESDAKSPSNGLKDNQVESESTRQSEKPMVDDKATINTQAIKEELMEVSESKESTATSATEPLAEKHCVAPQTEQTEEAKRKTAEELQRVMKNDQQAKIPLKKREMKLSEDFDNSSGGGSRIIVRNPSVAPVKEAPKVEETSKVVSVALVGTMETKSDQVNGDAQPVTEKSINKGMRESPKEMGIQRDSADSKEQQTKAVAREECEAAEASEKEKTNLDMDKKEGQMAGNAEEPMEVAMADETNLQKTVPAPKAEKESTEALKKSSLKEAKSSSPLKKPLTSSKDTSTPEKSSDLKEEQKVKVSKWDVKVRPTEHKTSTSIETDKTPLSSKSQKPDETKGTDSSIAFQEVNVSAFKETVVHKDSCPLSVVKEMEKTSFIKATEMLLNPKNPETSVITKQTERPDPITDKPESSKRPESPAVIKNTENPSNKEGAEKCDGSNDIKTSSVIKKTEISEKSKDAKNLASSKETNTSSLLKKEDKPVPNKEAEKLESTKETNKSLVIKMTVKPEASKHTEKCDTPKDIMSALTKEKPAVSAVSTNTNVAPEVKKKNVPEKDSKKIAICKDETRAVAAVTETQSGPKDVEMADIFEKSNQSQLEGPKQVEKLGIPKDTLKSTMPKYAEKSAKLATPKDAEKLATPKDAEKLATPKDAEKLATPKDAEKLATPKDAEKLATPKDAEKLATPKDAEKLATPKDAEKLATPKDAEKLATPKDAEKLATPKDAEKLATPKDAEKLATPKDAEKLATSKDAEKLATPKDAEKLVTPKDAEKLATPKDAEKLATPKDAEKLATPKDAEKLATPKDAEKLATPKDTEKLATPKDAEKLATPKDAEKLATPKDAEKLATPKDAEKLATPKDAEKLATPKDAEKLATPKDAEKLATPKDAEKLATPKDAEKLATPKDAEKLATPKDAEKLATPKDAEKLATPKDAEKLATPKDAEKLATPKDAEKLATPKDAERLATPKEAERLATPKDAERLATPKDAEKLPKSTMSENAGKSATPKDTEKLATPTDAENSAKSATPIPEDAEILATPEEAEKSVNTKDTEKLATLKNTEKASKKIEDFTICEGQKPDASKETEKLADIMPAAAKGEKHVAFEDSKQLPSLKESVPVGRKQEEPMEISLEKSTDDNVIIRGHADKGWTKKFVKSGENSESEPIKNSNCMDCNAPSEKQATSKKTSSLTDAEGETDKSQVKVIKEDATTQGCPKEDEKEDDQAKKNDQKEDDGAEKDNSTVAEKLGEAKASKGSENKEDEKKDAGTTSEIQEEGIRLKIRGITHRRKAELQRTERDSGSDTGKTGRSLRRSPRICRPTAKGVEFQDRRLEKKETTPPEEEDEEEEETVQRKPREKLDQDGQSKSKGRRRRKTRWSNTRTRRRKKNGSGDDNESESSEEESEEDDSDESFKVEKGKRKWRNRNRERHSDDSDTSSDDDLPPNEDPCKHCGLPNHPELILLCDSCDSGYHTACLRPPLMIIPDGEWFCPPCQHKLLCDKLEEQLANLDAALKKRDRAERRKERLVYVGISVENIITPSLEVEEEREEEKEEEVKKEKKEKKEKSKSWGRRSTRAKKSISYRFDEFDEAIEEAIEEDIREADGGGAGRGKDMANITGHSRGKDMSTILAAGEVGEGKENGRPPRPNAGQRKKKRRRLNDLDSDSTVEEEESEDEFRLSDSTEEEEFVASDKSDAESEAAVDSNDDSDFGSTRRRTARTRRPAKCQRSTRPRRRRRARGYSDDEEEETSDEDEDEIMSEGSSEFSDSDLDCSQRRSRRSHTKRQVNYCESSGDSDGSKAGTNRDKVKSRRRLASSDSEASSSRGSDDGKRERTRLKRRADSSEEESQQRRRRLSLKRRRASEEDDDDSDESSEGERPVRKRVNRIDSDDSDKEEEKEETKEEEEGGVLGKGASPLDYNLVELHPPTNGQSPIKALEGLAHIGPQKPGATAVTIAPNGLELAPQDDDEDDLLGVTDLVDFVCNSDVL; this comes from the exons TTCCAAAGCTCTTGGTGGACCTTCATGTGAAGTTGCTGAGGAAGATTGGCAAGTCTGTGTCCGCAGACAGATGGGAGAAGTACATTGTGAAG GTGTGCCATGAGTTCAACAGTACCTGGGCATGGGAACTTGAAAATAAAGGATACAAAGACATGTCTGTGGAGTGTAAGACTGGAATCCTCAAA CACTTATGTGAGTGCCAGTTTGATGACAATGTCAAGTTCAAGACTGCAATTAACGAGGAGGATCCTGATAAGATGCGGCTCCATCCCATTGGCAAGGACAAGGATGGCCTAATGTACTGGTTCCAACTTGACCAGGATAACAATGTGAGGGTCTATGTGGAGGAGCAGGACGACCTGGACGGGTCCTCCTGGAAGTGCATTGTCAG AGACAGAAACAGCTTGGCTGAGATCCTGGCACAGCTGAAGACTCAAATCGACCCAGCACTGTTGacaaagaaagaaggagaggaggaagatgagaacaAGAAGACTGGCGGAGAAG GGGAAATTAAAAAGACAGAGGATACCTCAGGGGATGAAGAGGACAAACTCTCCAAGGATACAGCTTCTTTAGTGTCCCCAAAAACAGAGAATACAGAAGAAAAATCCCCAAAAGAGGAATCAAAGCTGGACGAATCAGATGCCAAATCCCCATCGAATGGCCTCAAAGACAACCAAGTCGAGTCAGAGTCAACAAGACAATCCGAGAAGCCAATGGTGGATGACAAGGCCACCATTAACACCCAGGCCATCAAAGAAGAGCTGATGGAGGTGTCAGAATCCAAGGAGAGCACAGCCACAAGTGCTACAGAGCCTCTTGCGGAGAAACATTGTGTGGCGCCACAGACAGAACAGACTGAGGAAGCCAAGAGGAAGACTGCAGAGGAACTCCAAAGGGTGATGAAGAATGACCAGCAGGCCAAAATCCccttgaaaaagagagagatgaaacTTAGTGAAGATTTTGATAATAGTAGTGGCGGTGGCAGTAGAATCATTGTGCGTAACCCATCTGTTGCTCCTGTCAAAGAAGCTCCTAAAGTTGAGGAGACAAGTAAAGTGGTCTCTGTTGCCCTGGTGGGGACGATGGAGACTAAAAGTGATCAAGTGAATGGTGATGCTCAGCCTGTCACAGAAAAAAGTATCAATAAGGGAATGAGAGAATCTCCTAAAGAGATGGGAATACAGAGAGATTCTGCTGATAGCAAAGAACAGCAAACAAAAGCTGTTGCTAGGGAAGAATGTGAAGCAGCAGAAGCTAGTGAAAAAGAGAAAACAAATCTGGACATGGACAAAAAGGAAGGGCAGATGGCAGGCAATGCTGAGGAGCCCATGGAGGTGGCCATGGCCGATGAAACGAACCTACAGAAAACTGTTCCAGCCCCAAAGGCAGAGAAGGAAAGCACTGAAGCACTGAAAAAATCATCCCTAAAAGAGGCTAAATCTTCATCCCCTCTGAAAAAGCCATTGACTTCATCGAAGGATACAAGCACACCGGAAAAGTCCTCTGATCTTAAAGAGGAACAAAAAGTCAAGGTATCCAAGTGGGATGTGAAAGTGCGTCCTACAGAACACAAGACATCCACATCAATAGAAACAGATAAAACCCCTTTATCTAGTAAGTCACAGAAACCAGATGAAACTAAAGGAACAGATTCATCCATTGCATTTCAAGAGGTAAATGTGTCTGCCTTTAAGGAAACAGTTGTCCATAAAGACAGTTGTCCCCTTTCTGTAGTGAAAGAGATGGAAAAAACATCCTTCATAAAAGCCACAGAAATGTTGTTGAACCCTAAAAACCCAGAAACATCAGTCATCACTAAACAAACCGAGAGACCTGATCCCATTACAGATAAACCAGAAAGCTCAAAACGCCCTGAGTCGCCAGCAGTCATAAAAAATACAGAGAATCCATCTAACAAAGAGGGCGCAGAGAAATGTGATGGTTCTAACGATATCAAAACATCTTCTGTCATTAAAAAGACAGAGATTTCAGAAAAGAGTAAAGATGCCAAGAACCTGGCCAGCTCTAAAGAGACCAATACGTCCTCATTACTTAAAAAGGAAGACAAACCAGTTCCCAATAAAGAAGCAGAGAAACTGGAGAGCACTAAAGAGACTAATAAATCGTTGGTCATTAAAATGACAGTGAAACCAGAGGCATCTAAACATACAGAGAAATGTGATACCCCTAAAGACATTATGTCAGCTCTCACCAAGGAGAAACCTGCTGTCAGTGCTGTAAGCACAAATACAAATGTTGCCCCTGAGGTGAAGAAGAAAAACGTCCCGGAGAAAGACTCGAAGAAAATAGCCATCTGTAAAGATGAGACGAGAGCTGTTGCAGCAGTGACTGAGACACAATCTGGCCCTAAAGACGTGGAGATGGCAGACATCTTTGAGAAATCAAACCAATCCCAACTGGAAGGACCCAAACAGGTAGAGAAATTGGGTATCCCTAAAGACACATTGAAATCGACAATGCCTAAATACGCAGAGAAATCTGCTAAACTGGCTACGCCTAAAGACGCAGAGAAATTGGCTACCCCTAAAGACGCGGAGAAATTGGCTACCCCTAAAGACGCGGAGAAATTGGCTACACCTAAAGACGCGGAGAAATTGGCTACACCTAAAGACGCGGAGAAATTGGCTACACCTAAAGACGCGGAGAAATTGGCTACGCCTAAAGACGCGGAGAAATTGGCTACCCCTAAAGACGCAGAGAAATTGGCTACCCCTAAAGACGCGGAGAAATTGGCTACACCTAAAGACGCGGAGAAATTGGCTACGCCTAAAGACGCGGAGAAATTGGCTACGCCTAAAGACGCGGAGAAATTGGCTACGCCTAAAGACGCGGAGAAATTGGCTACGTCTAAAGACGCGGAGAAATTGGCTACGCCTAAAGACGCGGAGAAATTGGTTACCCCTAAAGACGCTGAGAAATTGGCTACCCCTAAAGACGCGGAGAAATTGGCTACCCCTAAAGACGCTGAGAAATTGGCTACCCCTAAAGACGCGGAGAAATTGGCTACCCCTAAAGACGCGGAGAAATTGGCTACGCCTAAAGACACGGAGAAATTGGCTACGCCTAAAGACGCGGAGAAATTGGCTACGCCTAAAGACGCGGAGAAATTGGCTACGCCTAAAGACGCGGAGAAATTGGCTACGCCTAAAGACGCGGAGAAATTGGCTACGCCTAAAGACGCGGAGAAATTGGCTACGCCTAAAGACGCGGAGAAATTGGCTACGCCTAAAGACGCGGAGAAATTGGCTACGCCTAAAGACGCGGAGAAATTGGCTACGCCTAAAGACGCGGAGAAATTGGCTACGCCTAAAGACGCGGAGAAATTGGCTACGCCTAAAGACGCGGAGAAATTGGCTACGCCTAAAGACGCGGAGAAATTGGCTACGCCTAAAGACGCGGAGAAATTGGCTACGCCTAAAGACGCGGAGAAATTGGCTACGCCTAAAGACGCGGAGAAATTGGCTACGCCTAAAGACGCGGAGAGATTGGCTACGCCTAAAGAAGCGGAGCGATTGGCTACGCCTAAAGACGCGGAGAGATTAGCTACGCCTAAAGACGCGGAGAAATTGCCTAAATCGACTATGTCTGAAAATGCTGGGAAATCTGCTACCCCTAAAGACACTGAGAAATTGGCTACCCCTACAGACGCTGAGAATTCAGCTAAATCGGCTACACCTATCCCTGAAGACGCTGAGATATTGGCTACTCCTGAAGAAGCGGAGAAATCGGTTAACACTAAAGACACTGAGAAATTGGCTACCCTTAAAAACACAGAGAAAGCTTCTAAAAAGATTGAAGATTTCACAATCTGTGAAGGACAGAAACCAGATGCCTCTAAAGAAACTGAGAAACTGGCAGACATAATGCCAGCTGCAGCAAAAGGAGAGAAACATGTCGCCTTTGAGGATTCTAAGCAATTACCTTCTCTCAAAGAGTCTGTCCCAGTGGGGAGGAAACAGGAAGAGCCTATGGAAATAAGTTTGGAAAAGTCAACAGATGACAATGTAATTATTAGGGGACATGCCGATAAAGGCTGGACAAAGAAGTTTGTTAAAAGTGGAGAGAATTCTGAGAGCGAGCCTATCAAAAACTCAAACTGCATGGACTGTAATGCACCATCAGAAAAACAGGCTACCAGCAAGAAGACATCATCTCTCACTGATGCTGAAGGTGAGACGGACAAAAGCCAGGTCAAAGTAATCAAGGAAGATGCCACAACACAGGGATGCCCTAAAGAGGATGAGAAGGAAGATGATCAGGCTAAGAAAAACGACCAAAAGGAGGATGATGGTGCTGAGAAAGATAACTCAACTGTAGCAGAGAAACTGGGTGAGGCAAAAGCAAGTAAAGGGTCTGAGAATAAAGAGGATGAAAAAAAGGATGCAGGAACAACATCAGAGATTCAAGAGGAGGGGATTCGCCTGAAAATACGGGGAATTACTCATCGAAGGAAAGCTGAGCTCCAGAGAACGGAGAGGGACTCTGGGTCCGATACTGGTAAGACTGGGAGATCCCTGAGGAGGTCACCCAGGATTTGCAGGCCAACCGCTAAGGGGGTGGAGTTCCAGGACAGGAGGCTGGAGAAAAAAGAGACCACGCCCcctgaggaggaggacgaggaggaggaggaaactgttcagaggaaaccgAGAGAAAAGCTTGATCAAGATGGACAGTCCAAATCTAAG GGGCGACGGAGGAGAAAGACCCGGTGGTCCAACACTCGAACACGACGGCGCAAAAAGAATGGTTCTGGTGATGACAATGAAAGCGAATCAAGCgaagaggagagtgaggaggatgACAGTGATGAGAGCTTTAAGGTGGAGAAGGGCAAGAGGAAGTGGAGGAACCGGAACAGAGAAAGGCACAGCGACGACTCTGACACCTCCTCGGATGATGACCTCCCTCCTAACGAAGACCCCTGCAAACACTGCGGCCTCCCCAACCATCCCGAGCTG ATCTTGCTATGTGACTCGTGTGACAGTGGCTACCACACGGCCTGCCTTAGACCCCCTCTCATGATCATCCCAGATGGGGAGTGGTTCTGTCCACCCTGCCAACAT AAGCTACTCTGTGACAAGCTTGAGGAGCAGCTTGCTAATCTCGATGCTGCCCTGAAAAAGAGGGATCGCGCTGAGCGAAG AAAAGAACGTTTGGTCTATGTTGGAATAAGTGTCGAAAACATCATCACTCCCTCT TTGGAGGTagaggaagaaagggaggaagaaaaagaggaagaagtgaagaaggagaagaaggagaagaaagagaaaagCAAGAGCTGGGGTCGAAGGTCGACAAGGGCAAAGAAAAGCATAAGTTACAG GTTTGATGAATTTGATGAGGCTATCGAGGAGGCAATTGAAGAAGACATCAGAGAGGCTGATGGTGGAG GAGCTGGTCGGGGCAAGGACATGGCCAACATTACAGGCCATAGCAGAGGGAAGGACATGTCCACCATCCTGGCAGCAGGCGAGGTTGGTGAGGGCAAGGAGAATGGACGACCGCCACGGCCCAACGCCGGCCAGCGCAAGAAGAAGCGCCGGCGTCTCAACGACCTGGACAGCGACAGcactgtggaggaggaggagagcgaggaCGAGTTCCGTCTCAGTGACAG TACGGAGGAAGAGGAGTTTGTGGCGTCAGACAAGAGCGACGCAGAGAGCGAAGCGGCAGTCGACTCTAACGACGACAGTGACTTCGGCAGCACGCGACGCAGAACTGCCAGGACAAGGAGGCCGGCCAAATGTCAAAGGAGCACTCGGCCACGAAGGCGCCGCAGAGCGAGAGGGTACTCAgacgatgaagaggaggagacgagtGATGAAGATGAGGACGAAATTA TGTCAGAGGGTTCCAGCGAGTTCAGCGACAGCGACCTGGACTGTAGCCAACGCCGATCCCGCCGTAGTCATACAAAGAGGCAGGTCAACTACTGCGAGTCGTCCGGCGACTCCGATGGCTCAAAGGCCGGCACCAACCGGGACAAAGTCAAATCGCGGAGGCGCCTCGCCAGCTCCGACAGCGAAG CAAGCTCCTCCAGAGGCTCGGACGACGGCAAGAGGGAGAGGACTAGGTTGAAGAGGAGGGCTGACTCGTCTGAGGAAGAGTCCCAGCAGCGCCGCAGACGCCTCTCGCTGAAACGGAGGCGAGCCTCCGAGGAGGACGATGACGATTCCGATGAATCATCGGAGGGAGAGCGTCCGGTCCGCAAGCGTGTGAACCGCATCGACTCGGACGACTCtgacaaggaggaggagaaggaagaaacaaaggaagaggaggaagggggggtgCTGGGGAAGGGAGCCAGCCCATTGGACTACAACCTGGTGGAACTGCACCCCCCTACCAACGGACAGAGTCCCATCAAGGCCCTGGAGGGCCTGGCTCACATTGGGCCCCAAAAACCTGGAGCCACAGCCGTCACCATAGCGCCCAACGGACTGGAGTTGGCGCCACAGGACGATGATGAAGATGACCTGCTGGGGGTCACAGACCTAGTGGACTTTGTCTGCAATAGTGATGTGTTGTAA